The DNA sequence attgcccagctcctttttttttttttaagatttatttatttattatgtgtacaacattctttccatgtatgcctgcatgccagaagagggtaccagatctcatagatgtctgtgagccaccatgtggttgctgggaattgaactcaggacctctggaagagcagtcagtgctcttaacctctgagccatctctccagccctctttctttcttttatatgtacaccataccatAGATACATgttcaggatttcttttttttaagatgaattttttttattatttttattttgtgtacattggtgttttgcctgcatgtgtgagaGTGTTAGATCCTGGAGTTTCAGCCAGTCGTGAGctcccatgtggttgctgggaattgaacttgggtctctagaagagcagtcagtgctcttaagtgctgagccatctctccagcccattcatctgttctctctctctctctctctctctctctctctctctctctctctttctctctctttctctctctttctccattgtttttcgaaacagggtttcactgtagttttggaacctgtcctggaactagctcttgtagaccaggctggcctcgaactcacatccacctacctctgcctcctggagtgctgggattaaaagcacacgTCACCACTACCcgactcagtctgctttcttatagctcTTGGGATCAACAGCCCCGAGGTGGCACTGCCTGTagtgagctgagccctcccacatcagtcattgatcaagaaaatgcagcacaggcttgcccacaggtcGGTCTGGCGGGGCATTTTCTCAAACTGAGGATCCATCTTCAGCATGACTTTaacttgtatcaagctgacataaaaacaaactagCACAGCATAAAAAGGAGAGTTCTAGTCAGGTGTGGTAATAGACACCTTTAGTCACAGGTAGAATCAGGAGgaactcttgagttcaaggccagcctggccagtgCATcgagagatggggggagggggagagggagagatctAGTTGGATATAGGCATTCATCACTTTCTGAGTTTTGACTATGACTGCAGTGTGATCAACCACTTTATGCTCCTtcagccatgatggactgtactttctgagagctgagatgaaccctcccttccttcagtgGCTGTTGTAGCTACTTTGTTGCAGTGAGACAAGTAGCTAATGTAGGATGCTTGAAGTATCAGAAAAAGGAGGACTCTGGAAGTGGGAACCTGAGTGAGCTTGTAGTAACTGACAGAGCTTCCGAGACAGTGAGAACCGCTAGCTAGTACAGATCCCAATGAGAATCCCAGATTCCCTCAGGGGTGAGCCTGAAGGAAACtctgtccatttcttttccaGGTAACAGTGGCATGGCTGTGTCCCCTACTTTCCTGCCTGGGCCTACCCATGAACCTGCAGGTGCTCTGATGGAGCCTCTGCCTTGCGCTCCAAGCTTGGCTGAGGGCTTCTTGGAGGAGGAGCTTCAGCTCAATGCCGAGCTTCACCAGCTGCAGTTTCCAGAGCCCGTGGGTGTCATTTATAACCCAGTGGATTATGCTTGGGAGCCGCACCGCAACTACGTGACCCGCTACTGCCAAGGTCCCAAGGAAGTGCTCTTCCTGGGCATGAACCCAGGGCCGTTTGGCATGGCCCAGACTGGGGTAAAGGCCTGGCTTCCTCTGGTGGGCGGTTCAGAGGTGGAGGTTTGCCTGGGCCTGTTGTAGAGGAAGAACCTAGAATTGGCTGGGAGGTGGGTGGGccacccactccctctcctgCAGAGCATATATCGGCTCCTGTGGTCTCAAGCACTCCCCTTGCTTCTCTGTTCATAGTTAACCAAGCACATTAATGGCAGTCCCGTTTCCTCTGTGAGCACTCCACTAATTGCCTCTGAGAATCTTCCCTTCCGCCATCCTGCCCTGTACCTTACCTTGCCGGATCTCCCTTGTCCCTAGAGTGGTTGGAGTCAGGAGAGAGGCTAGGGCTGCTGGATCCTCCCAGAACACTGACTGTGGGCAGGATGGGGGGATAGGAACTGTTGGCCATCCTGGTGGCAGCCCCTGGGTCTCCGAAAAGTTCCTAACAGCGTCAGGCACAGGCCAGCCTGCTTTTCCTTAGGGATCTGGGTGAGTGACTGTTTCAGTAGGCTGCATTACAGGTGGAGGAGGTAAAGAAGCCCCAGGGCAGAAGGCTCAATCGCTTTTATTGACCCCAGCCAAGTGATGATCGATGGGAATGACAGCCTGGGGCCTGGGCTGGGAGGGCACCCAGAGATCAGTGCTCAGCCTGGCTTGTCTCCTTTCACCCTGGCCAGCTTTCTGTTTCAGGAGATCTGTCTTCACCAGTATTCGAATCATGCCTCCTGTCTGGCAAATGtcccagtgttctgcctgtatgtggtCCTAGTGCCAGGAGAAAGTAGAGGCACATGGGTTTTGCTGGTCACAGTTCACAGTGGGAAAACTGGAGGAAACATGGACGGGGCAAACCACAGGGCTGGGAGTCCCTCACAGACTCGATGGTGAAGGTGGATGACAGCCTGACCATCTCCAGCTGGAATCAccttgtgtctctctctccttcccccacaggTACCTTTTGGGGAAGTGAATGTGGTCCGGGACTGGTTGGGCATTGGGGGCTctgtgctgacccctccccaagAGCACCCTAAGCGACCAGTGTTGGGACTGGAGTGCACACAGTCAGAGGTGAGCGGAGCCCGATTCTGGGGCCTTTTCCGGGCCCTCTGTGGACAGCCCCAAGTCTTCTTCCGGCATTGCTTTGTCCACaatctgtgtcctctgctctTCTTGGCTCCCAGTGGACGAAACCTCACCCCTGCTGATCTGCCGGCCAAGCAGCGGGAGCAGCTACTGGCGATCTGCGAAGCAGCCCTGCGCAGGCAGGTGCAGCGGCTAGGGGTGCGGCTGGTAGTGGGAGTGGGGCGGCTGGCAGAACAGCGGGCGCGAAGAGCTCTAGCTGGACTGGCTCCAGAGGTACAGGTGGAGGGGCTCCTGCATCCCTCTCCGCGAAGCCCACAGGCCAACAAGGGCTGGGAGGCGGCAGCCAGGGAAAGACTCCAAGAGTTGGGCCTCCTACCTCTGCTAACGAGTGAGTGTTCAGCCAGGCCTAGCACACCTTAGAGATCACCTTGCACGCAGGCTTTGCCGGGCTCCCTGTTGGAGGAAACGTGTTCAGCACTCTGGGCTTTTGTCTAATGCTAGGCAGACCCTGAGCGCAGGGTGGGCAGCTCTCCTCCCTTGAGCCTCACCCTTTCGTCTCCAGTGGCTTGTTCTGTTCAGTGTCCACAGAGGGGGGCCTCTGCACTCGCCGGCCACATCAGTGTCCACAGAGGGGGGCCTCTGCACTCGCGGGCCACATCAGTGTCCACAGAGGGGGGCCTCTGCACTCGCCGGCCACATCAGTGTCCACAGAGCGGGGGCCTCTGCACTTGCTGGCCACACCATTTCCATGGGGACCTCTGTGTGCAGAGGGTCCTTGATAGGGATGTCTGGGGTCATATTTGAACTTTTGGAGGAAAGATAATTTTaatctttcctgttttgtttttattggcatTGTTTTTGGCACTGCCTCATACACACTAGGAAAGCTCATACTGATCTACCTCAGACTTTTTGACACTAATTGTACGTATTAGTGGGGTTCAGTGTGACGTTTCCACACATGCATTAAGTGTGATCAATTGAGTCTGACCTCTCCacagctccccctccccaacaGAGGGCAATCTTTGATCCCTACTCATCCTTACAGAACACTTGCCTCTAGCcagcttctctcctctcctcccagggaCCAGGACAGACATCACATTGAGAGTGAGCTTCTGAGCCAGGTGTCCTGGCAtacccttgtaatcccagcactcagagacaggagggtcaggttaggctctgtctcagaaacaaacaataaaaagtgaATTTCCTCAGGGAGACCGAGGTTGGATCCGAGGGACACATATATGTGGCAGACTAGGAAAGATCTAGATCTTCATTCCCCTTTCCCCATGAAGcctgtgaacttttttttttttaacctctgtcagttgggcagtggtggcacacacctttaaacccagcacttggaaggcagaggcaggcggatctcagttcaaggccagcctggtctacacagtgagtttcaggacagccagagctacacagagctactactgtcttaaaaaattaaaactcctgttttatttttgttaattgttgtttgtttttaaaatttgaagcaaggtctcattGTGTTGGCCTGTAACTCATTGTGTAGACAAGATCCAGCCTTAACTGCGTAAGAAATCTTCCACCTCTGCCCTGAGTGCTGTATTTAAAAGGATAGGCCACCATATCCTGTTCCCTTCTGaattttgagacacggtctcactgtgtagtagtggctgtcctggcactttcTCTAAAGACCGACCTGGCAGTAAACTTGTGGTGATCTTCtgcctaaatgctgggattataggcatataccaccCTGCCTGACCTGCTTATGAACAACTTTTCTAAGTCTCAAGattctctgtaaaatggggtttctgcctcctgcccctgGTGTGAGGTGTGAGGACTGGGGGAACACTGTAGAGGGCTTTCCGAAGGGCAGACTGTGGTGCCCACCACACACTCTTCTTGCTTGGCTCTCTCTGAGCTGGGGTACCATTGCACTATGAGGGCATTCCCTGTCCGCCCTGAAGACCTTTCCTTACTGGGGAAGCCAATGTTAGGAAAATTTCAACCTGTGATTTTCAGATTAAAGACCCCTAAGCCTTCTCACGTTGGTTCTCTTTCCCCTCTGCGCTTCACTGGCGGGAGAATGTTGGTTTTAGGacattccctccctcctcctctattCACTTTTGGCAGAAACTTCTCAGGTAGCTTGGGGAGGGGTATGTGAGACTTCTAGCCAACCTAGCCAATCTGCAGGGGTTTGATAGGGGGCCTGTCCAGTAGTTCATCAGGTATTTGGGGCACTGTTGGGGTTGATGGGGAGGCTGAtgtctcctctgtctcttaagtgGTTGGTTGGGTGATGTGTGGTAAGGGCTAGGGAGTAAGCTACAGTGGGAACGTGGGACCACCTTAATGAGGGGCATGTGGTCTCCTTATTTCCTGGGACTCAAGTCATCTCCAGCGTTCTAAAAATTATTAAGATTTTAATCAGCTGTCTCAGTTCCTGAGAGGGAACTTTGAGGTTTCCTCAACAATAGAAATGTCAAGGGGcgggagagatagctcagaggttcttccagaggtcctgagttcaattcccagcaactacatggtagctcacaaccatctgtaatgagatctggtgccctcttctggcctgcaggcataatgcaggcagaacactgtatacataaataataataaaataaaaaaatttaaaaaaccaataGAAATGTCAGTATTGTTCATGTCGGAACCTCAGAGCACAGGAGGATTTGTTGAACTTTGCTGCGGGATAGAGACCAGCCCCCTAGAAAGACCAGCTTTATGTTTTGAAGGTTGGAACTTTGAAGGGTGATCTCAGCCTGAATGTCAGGGTGGGACAAGGCTAGAGATTGAGTTCAGCTGAGTGGCCCATGATCTCGACCAATTATCCCTATATAGTGACCCTGACCAGAACTTTGTACACTGGTTGTTTGCCAAGCTTGTTGGTTGGTGAACACACatatgtctgtttctttttgggTAGTTGGTGCTGGCTTGTATATTTAgttatgttttctgtgtgtctttcgGGGGTTcaggggactgaacccagagttttTTGAATGTACAGTGTTCactgctctatcactgagctatatccctagccctTGATTtgtatttgtaataaaatataataaatacagtgtttttatttcctgagttttgttttgcaATTTACTAAAGCTGAAGGGTTTCCAGGAAGACTTGTGTCTATAGCTAGTTGGCAGAAGTATGGACAGCAGTCACGTTGGGGGGAACCTCCCTAAGCTGGTGACTCTGCAGACTCCAGATCATCGTCAGAGCATCTCGTCATCACATGAGTGGTCTCCTGTCTCTGTAGCTCCTGCTACGGGTGGACGATTGTGGTGGCATCATGAAAGATGCAGAGGGGAAGCCGCTGCACGCTGGCGTGTTTGGCTGAGGTGGGGAGGAGACGCTCTGGTGGTCTTGAAGACTGGAAGAGTCAGAGCTCTTCAAGGGATCAAGGAAGGGGCGTCAGGTGAGAGAAAGTGAGGACAGTCAGATGCACGGAACATGTGCAGAAACACCTGATAGAAGCCCAGTCAGGCAAACATTTTGCTCACATTCGAGAACTCCCAACCCATAGATACTTGCACAGTTTATTCATGTTTGGTGTGTGGCAGAAGAATCCTTGCCTAATGGCAGCTGGTAAACCAAGAGGTAGCCACTGGAGTCCCAGTATCCCCTCTAAGGACATGGCCAgtgacctcacttcctcccatTGGGCTCCACCTCTTTAGGCTCTGCCTACTCCCTGTGGGACAGTAGGCTGGTGGCCAAGTCTAAGAAGCATGGTTTCTGGGGAACATTGAAGATCCAAACTTCAGCAAAGGAAGTGAAGGCGATGCTGTCGTAGGGATGTTGCAGGGagagagggcccacttgttcagcCCTGCCACCGGGCTAGCTTAGCTCCCAAaatcaccacacacaaaactattcattaaaacactgcttggcccattaactttagtttcttattggctaattcttacatcttaatttaacccatttctattaatctgtgaaacaccatgtgactgtggcttactggcaagattctagcTAGCGTCTGTCTCAGTCAGAGGATAGATACATGgcctctctcactctgcccttcttcccagcattcagttctgtcttctccgcctacctaagttctgccctatcaggcccaaagcagtttctttattcactaaccgataaaagcaacacatgaacagaagaacctcctacaccagcagTGAGGTATGAGAGATGAAGGGATTAAGATGTAGTGAGGATATGCAGGCCTAGGGGAAGCCTGGCCTGGCATACTTGGTGAGGAGAGACTAGTATGGTGCCTGAAAGGTCTTCCTACGCAGGGTCACTACATGCTCTGACTTGTCAGGGTTAGGGTAGGGTCCCAAGCCTGCTGAGGTTGCCATAACAAAAACAACACGGTCTGGATGGCTTaaacaaaggtttattttctcATCGTTGTGGTCACGGTGTTAGCAGCTCAGGCTCCACTGAGGCCTTTCTTCATGAGGCAGCTGATGTATCCTTCCATAGCCTTTCTGCCATGTGTGGCTCCGTTGCCCTCTTCCTGgaaggagagccatcattggatTATTGCTTTACCCCCAGGACTTCATTTAACCTTTCTTTAatgcttcttcatttatttaaaggATTTATCTCCAAATATTAGGGCTTTAGCATATGGATTTGTGGGGCATAATTCAGTTCATAGCAGCAACATCATTTTATCTCTCACCAAGGTTAACTGCAAgtatgtgggagtgtcatatatcaatctgttgatttcattggttaagtaataaacaaactgcttgggctcatagcttagaacataggtgggtggagtaaacagaacagaatgctgggaggaagaggaagtgagctcagactcgacagctctacTCTCGGGGGCAGACGGCTCAGAGAGACAGGATGCTCCACTCCTNNNNNNNNNNNNNNNNNNNNNNNNNNNNNNNNNNNNNNNNNNNNNNNNNNNNNNNNNNNNNNNNNNNNNNNNNNNNNNNNNNNNNNNNNNNNNNNNNNNNNNNNNNNNNNNNNNNNNNNNNNNNNNNNNNNNNNNNNNNNNNNNNNNNNNNNNNNNNNNNNNNNNNNNNNNNNNNNNNNNNNNNNNNNNNNNNNNNNNNNNNNNNNNNNNNNNNNNNNNNNNNNNNNNNNNNNNNNNNNNNNNNNNNNNNNNNNNNNNNNNNNNNNNNNNNNNNNNNNNNNNNNNNNNNNNNNNNNNNNNNNNNNNNNNNNNNNNNNNNNNNNNNNNNNNNNNNNNNNNNNNNN is a window from the Microtus ochrogaster isolate Prairie Vole_2 chromosome 15, MicOch1.0, whole genome shotgun sequence genome containing:
- the Smug1 gene encoding single-strand selective monofunctional uracil DNA glycosylase, with amino-acid sequence MAVSPTFLPGPTHEPAGALMEPLPCAPSLAEGFLEEELQLNAELHQLQFPEPVGVIYNPVDYAWEPHRNYVTRYCQGPKEVLFLGMNPGPFGMAQTGVPFGEVNVVRDWLGIGGSVLTPPQEHPKRPVLGLECTQSEVSGARFWGLFRALCGQPQVFFRHCFVHNLCPLLFLAPSGRNLTPADLPAKQREQLLAICEAALRRQVQRLGVRLVVGVGRLAEQRARRALAGLAPEVQVEGLLHPSPRSPQANKGWEAAARERLQELGLLPLLTSECSARPSTP